TTAAAATATTATTGTAGTTTGAAATATTTAAATAATTATTTGAAGAAATTTCTGCATTTTTTTCATTTGATAATGAAGTATTACCTTCAATATTAAGTCTGTTCCCACTAGTTATTTTCCCAAGATTATTTATAATATTAGATGTAATGCTTATATTTTCATGAGCTAGAATGTTATTTTTATTGTAAATATTTCCTGAATTTAAAATTATATCTTTACCTTGAATAGTTCCTTCATTATATAGAGTGTTATGGTTATTGTAGGTAATATAATTATCTTCATTTAATGAACTAATATTAATTTTTAAATTATTTTGTGCAGCAAGATTAGAATCACTTCCATAAATATTAATTTTTTCTGTGTTTATTTCTATGTTCTGTAAATCTGAAGAATCTTTATTAACTGCAACTACTGAACTACCATTGCTTATTTCTAATTCTTTTCCTGAAATTTTAACATTATCTTTACCTTTAGCATAACCATTATTTCCTTCAAAGGATACTTTTTCTTTAGCGTTAATTTCTAAGTTTTTTTCTGCTAAAATTAAAGCATCTTTACCTTTTTGAGTAAAGCTACCTTTTGTTTTTGCTTTAAAATTACCTTTTTTTGATATAGCATTTTTTAATATAATATTTCCATTAGAGTCAATAATTAAATCTTCAGAGTTAGCAACTAAATTTCCTTTACTATTTACTCCAACTCCTTTATCAGTAGCAATTAAAGTAATTTTTCCAGCAGACATTGCTCCCAATTCACTAGCATCTATTCCATATTCATAATTACTAGTTGCATCTTCTTCACTTGTATATTCATCAGTTTCATAATTAAAAGTATTGCTTCCGGTTAATATTTTTATTTCTTTTGTAGAGCTATCGTTTAAACTTCCACTATGAATGGCCCCACCAATTTTAGCGGCTTTAGAAAGTATATTAAAGTAATCTACATTAGCTATGTTAATAGAACCTCCATTTGCTAACTCAACTTGTCCATCAGTTATTTTGAAAACTATCCCACCATTTTCAGCTATTTCATCAACTAATTTACCTGTAGTCATAGTTACTTTAGATGTATTTAAAAATCCACCATTACTTAAATATATTCC
This genomic window from Fusobacterium sp. JB019 contains:
- a CDS encoding filamentous hemagglutinin N-terminal domain-containing protein, translating into MKNKKGEIKNNLIKKLFGLATYSCGIISYAAGVIIDEDALSKHQATIRKTNNNIDQIDIVTPNERGLSHNKFLKFNVNQRGMILNNSSQMTLTDLAGLIYGNPNLNLGKEAKTILSEVTGLTRSEIEGFIEIAGKEAEFILANPNGIYLSNGGFLNTSKVTMTTGKLVDEIAENGGIVFKITDGQVELANGGSINIANVDYFNILSKAAKIGGAIHSGSLNDSSTKEIKILTGSNTFNYETDEYTSEEDATSNYEYGIDASELGAMSAGKITLIATDKGVGVNSKGNLVANSEDLIIDSNGNIILKNAISKKGNFKAKTKGSFTQKGKDALILAEKNLEINAKEKVSFEGNNGYAKGKDNVKISGKELEISNGSSVVAVNKDSSDLQNIEINTEKINIYGSDSNLAAQNNLKINISSLNEDNYITYNNHNTLYNEGTIQGKDIILNSGNIYNKNNILAHENISITSNIINNLGKITSGNRLNIEGNTSLSNEKNAEISSNNYLNISNYNNILNEGNILTNGTLNISNINSILNAYNGKIKSKEETSLSSYFINNQGRFYSEGSINFVSDNIINEGSIYGNNVTLLRKLNGKGSLINKFAGQIISENITNISFDKFISNEGSIKGNGVTINTENVNNDGTIVAGDKSLDIDASKNITNKGTLL